A single Diceros bicornis minor isolate mBicDic1 chromosome 7, mDicBic1.mat.cur, whole genome shotgun sequence DNA region contains:
- the FANCF gene encoding Fanconi anemia group F protein — protein sequence MESLLQHLERFSEVLAVSRTPHVSTWDPATVRRALQWARYLRHVHRRFGRHARIRTALERRLQNQWRQEGGSGPAAAPGLTNFQALGRCDLLLSLRLLQNRALGEAACHSLLQQLFPGPGVPGADEDTLQGRLARLARRRSAVHMLRLCGSRESPVLQEDALMKTQAELLLARLREAGRAAAAGPGGLLSSLWERVPHDNFLKVVAAALLLPPSSPRPRGEELEPGTPSTAGEGRRELVRWLLGRSDIMAAFCRRLPAGVLASVAGRHPELSRGYLGLLTDWGRQLRYDLQQGVWVGAEPQGVPWEELYGRFESLCRAPPPLKDEVLTALESWKAQDGGFQVRGLSVWTDLLLALGSGT from the coding sequence ATGGAGTCGCTCCTGCAGCACCTGGAGCGCTTCTCGGAGGTGCTGGCCGTCTCCCGCACGCCGCACGTCAGCACCTGGGACCCCGCGACCGTGCGCAGGGCCCTGCAGTGGGCTCGCTACCTGCGCCACGTCCACAGGCGCTTTGGCCGCCATGCCCGCATTCGCACGGCTCTGGAGCGGCGGCTGCAGAACCAGTGGAGGCAGGAGGGCGGCTCTGGgccggcggcggccccggggcTGACGAACTTCCAGGCCTTGGGGCGCTGCGACCTCCTTCTGTCCCTGCGCCTGCTGCAGAACCGGGCCCTCGGGGAGGCCGCCTGCCACTCCCTGCTGCAGCAGCTCTTTCCCGGCCCCGGCGTCCCGGGCGCCGACGAGGACACGCTGCAAGGCCGCCTGGCCCGCCTGGCCCGCCGCCGGTCGGCCGTCCACATGCTGCGCCTCTGCGGCTCCAGGGAGAGCCCGGTCCTGCAGGAGGACGCCCTGATGAAGACGCAGGCGGAGCTGCTGCTGGCGCGCCTGCGGGAGGCGGGCCGGGCCGCGGCCGCGGGCCCCGGCGGGCTGCTCAGCAGCCTGTGGGAGCGCGTGCCCCACGACAACTTCCTGAAGGTGGTGGCGGCCGCGCTGCTGCTGCCGCCGTCGAGCCCCCGGCCccggggagaggagctggagccCGGCacccccagcacggccggagaggGGCGTCGCGAGCTGGTCCGCTGGCTTCTGGGCAGGTCGGACATCATGGCCGCCTTCTGCCGCCGCCTCCCCGCCGGCGTGTTAGCTTCCGTGGCAGGCCGCCACCCGGAGCTCTCCCGGGGCTACCTGGGCCTCCTCACGGACTGGGGGCGCCAGCTGCGCTACGACCTGCAGCAGGGCGTCTGGGTTGGAGCAGAGCCCCAAGGCGTGCCCTGGGAGGAGTTGTACGGCAGGTTTGAAAGCCTCTGTCGGGCCCCTCCTCCTCTGAAGGATGAAGTCCTAACTGCGCTGGAGTCCTGGAAGGCCCAGGATGGAGGTTTCCAAGTCCGTGGCCTCAGCGTCTGGACAGACCTGTTGTTGGCTCTTGGGA